One genomic window of Blastopirellula retiformator includes the following:
- the tssH gene encoding type VI secretion system ATPase TssH, whose amino-acid sequence MSGLNLKSLVGKLNPVCRGALESAAGLCLSRTNYNIEVEHWLTKMLEAPFTDLEAILKHCEIDRTQFTTELTQAIDRFKTGNGRPPSIAPSVVDLARDAWLLASVEYGESAVRTGHIMLALLSDENSKRAIVGSSSALGKISVEALKRELPSITAETDESTTKSEKTDAADGKPKKASKTPSLDQFTVDLTERAKSGAIDPVLGRDDEIRQIVDILCRRRQNNPILTGEAGVGKTAVVEGFALRIAAGDVPEVLANVSIRTLDLALLQAGAGVKGEFENRLKSVIEEVKSSPKPIILFIDEAHTMIGAGGQAGQGDAANLLKPALARGELRTIAATTWAEYKKYFERDAALARRFQVVKVEEPSEPKCMDMMRGLVATLEKHHAVRILNEGVESAVKLSNRYISGRQLPDKAVSLLDTTCARIGLSQNSTPPEIEDAHRRIEQLTTEIAILEREMAAGADDHTAAIADLETTRTTEAERLEKLNERWANEKELVFKIRDLQKQLIDDDAKRGAPVKEGEEPPVLLTDEERADIRSQIQATHADLEEAQGEDPLVHVCCDAAAVAETVAAWTGIPVGRMVSNEIKTVMNLQNLMEEAVVGQNHAMNQIAESIRTSRAHLDDPSRPIGIFLLAGTSGVGKTETALTLANLLYGGEQNLTTINMSEFKEEHKVSLLMGSPPGYVGYGEGGVLTEAVRRKPYSVILLDEMEKAHPGVQDIFYQVFDKGHMKDGEGRDIDFKNTVVIMTSNAGTDLIMQLCRDPQRQPTPEQLGEALHEELLKTFKPAFLGRVNVIPYFPLADDVMKQIVRLKLKKVGKRVKENYNASFDYTDTLVDAIAARCTEVDTGARNVDKILTRTLLPELSSEFLARMAEGDDIGGVNVTVNETGDFAYEIS is encoded by the coding sequence ATGTCCGGACTCAATCTGAAATCACTCGTCGGCAAGCTCAACCCGGTCTGCCGCGGCGCTCTCGAATCAGCCGCCGGACTCTGCCTGTCGCGGACCAACTACAACATCGAGGTCGAACACTGGCTGACCAAAATGCTGGAAGCCCCGTTCACCGATCTCGAAGCGATCCTCAAGCATTGCGAAATCGATCGCACGCAGTTCACCACCGAATTAACCCAGGCGATCGATCGCTTCAAAACCGGCAATGGCCGCCCCCCCAGCATCGCCCCGTCGGTCGTCGATCTGGCCCGCGACGCGTGGCTATTGGCTTCGGTCGAATATGGCGAGTCGGCGGTCCGCACCGGGCACATCATGCTGGCGCTCTTGAGCGACGAAAACTCGAAACGGGCGATCGTCGGCAGTTCGTCGGCCCTCGGCAAGATCTCGGTCGAAGCGCTCAAACGCGAACTCCCCAGCATCACCGCCGAGACCGACGAATCGACCACCAAGTCCGAAAAGACCGACGCCGCCGACGGCAAGCCGAAAAAGGCTTCCAAGACTCCGTCGCTCGACCAGTTTACTGTCGACCTGACCGAGCGGGCCAAGAGCGGCGCCATCGATCCAGTTCTTGGCCGCGATGACGAAATCCGCCAGATCGTCGACATCCTCTGTCGTCGTCGTCAAAACAACCCGATCCTGACCGGTGAGGCCGGCGTCGGCAAAACGGCGGTCGTCGAAGGGTTTGCCCTCCGCATCGCCGCCGGCGATGTGCCGGAAGTGCTGGCCAACGTCTCGATTCGCACGCTCGATCTCGCCTTGCTGCAAGCAGGCGCCGGCGTCAAAGGAGAATTCGAGAACCGCTTGAAGTCGGTTATCGAAGAAGTCAAAAGCTCTCCCAAGCCGATCATCCTGTTCATTGACGAAGCCCACACCATGATCGGCGCCGGCGGCCAAGCCGGTCAGGGAGACGCCGCCAACTTGCTGAAGCCGGCTTTGGCTCGCGGCGAACTGCGCACCATCGCCGCCACCACGTGGGCCGAGTACAAAAAGTACTTCGAGCGTGACGCCGCCCTAGCCCGCCGCTTTCAGGTCGTAAAGGTCGAAGAGCCGAGCGAACCGAAGTGCATGGACATGATGCGCGGCCTAGTCGCGACGCTCGAGAAGCATCACGCCGTTCGCATCTTGAACGAAGGAGTCGAGTCGGCGGTCAAACTTTCCAACCGTTACATCAGCGGTCGCCAACTGCCTGACAAGGCGGTCAGTCTGCTCGATACGACCTGTGCCCGGATCGGCCTCAGCCAGAACTCGACGCCGCCGGAGATCGAAGACGCCCATCGTCGTATCGAACAACTGACGACCGAGATCGCGATCCTCGAACGCGAAATGGCGGCCGGCGCCGACGATCACACCGCGGCGATCGCCGACCTGGAAACGACTCGCACCACCGAAGCCGAACGCCTGGAGAAGTTGAACGAGCGTTGGGCGAACGAGAAAGAGTTGGTCTTCAAGATTCGTGACCTGCAAAAACAGCTGATCGACGATGACGCCAAGCGCGGCGCCCCGGTCAAAGAAGGGGAAGAACCGCCGGTCCTGCTGACCGACGAGGAGCGGGCCGACATTCGCTCGCAAATCCAAGCGACCCACGCCGACCTGGAAGAAGCCCAAGGGGAAGATCCGCTGGTTCACGTTTGCTGCGACGCCGCCGCGGTGGCCGAAACGGTCGCCGCTTGGACCGGCATCCCGGTCGGCCGCATGGTCTCGAACGAGATCAAGACCGTCATGAACCTGCAAAACCTGATGGAAGAGGCAGTCGTCGGTCAAAACCACGCGATGAACCAAATCGCCGAAAGCATCCGCACCTCGCGCGCTCACCTCGACGATCCGAGTCGCCCGATCGGCATCTTTTTGCTGGCCGGCACCAGCGGCGTCGGCAAGACCGAAACGGCCCTGACGCTGGCCAACTTGCTGTACGGCGGTGAGCAAAACCTGACGACGATCAACATGTCGGAGTTTAAAGAAGAGCACAAGGTTTCGCTCTTGATGGGCTCCCCTCCCGGCTATGTCGGTTACGGTGAGGGTGGCGTGCTGACCGAAGCGGTTCGCCGAAAGCCGTACAGCGTGATCTTGCTCGACGAAATGGAGAAGGCGCACCCCGGCGTGCAGGACATCTTCTACCAGGTCTTCGACAAAGGTCACATGAAGGATGGCGAAGGTCGCGACATCGACTTCAAGAACACCGTCGTCATCATGACCTCCAACGCCGGCACCGATCTGATCATGCAGCTCTGCCGCGATCCACAGCGTCAACCGACGCCGGAACAACTGGGCGAAGCGCTGCACGAAGAGTTACTGAAGACGTTTAAGCCAGCGTTTTTGGGTCGCGTCAACGTGATCCCTTACTTCCCGCTGGCCGACGACGTGATGAAGCAAATCGTGCGTCTGAAGCTAAAGAAGGTTGGCAAACGGGTCAAAGAAAACTACAACGCCTCGTTCGACTACACCGACACGCTGGTCGACGCGATCGCGGCTCGCTGTACGGAAGTCGACACCGGCGCCCGGAACGTCGACAAGATTTTGACCCGCACGCTGCTGCCGGAACTGTCGTCAGAGTTTTTGGCCCGGATGGCCGAAGGAGACGACATCGGCGGCGTCAACGTCACGGTCAACGAGACGGGGGACTTCGCCTACGAGATTTCGTAG
- a CDS encoding type II toxin-antitoxin system HicB family antitoxin: protein MRQVVLYPDLEDGGWIAEVPSLPGCLSQGDSKEEAIANVRDAIDTWIDGMQAAGQSIPSMSRSALCSAKRTKWKWSCLLSRFSILVICAEPSLRSGSRNSPDVAKGVTRSSNGLIRREGLLFRRGS from the coding sequence ATGCGACAGGTCGTGTTGTATCCCGATTTGGAAGATGGCGGCTGGATTGCCGAGGTTCCGAGTCTGCCCGGCTGCCTTAGCCAAGGGGATTCCAAGGAAGAGGCGATTGCCAACGTTCGCGATGCGATCGATACCTGGATTGACGGCATGCAAGCGGCGGGGCAGTCGATTCCTTCGATGTCCAGATCTGCGTTGTGTAGTGCCAAACGCACGAAGTGGAAGTGGTCATGCCTCCTCTCCCGATTCTCCATTCTCGTGATCTGTGCCGAGCCCTCGCTAAGGTCGGGTTCAAGGAACAGCCCGGACGTGGCAAAGGGAGTCACGCGTTCCTCTAACGGGCTGATCCGCCGAGAGGGATTACTGTTCCGAAGGGGGAGCTGA
- a CDS encoding GNAT family N-acetyltransferase, which produces MPTYQLEPDLATPEFLDLLERSTLAERRPINDPQRIEAMLRHADLIVTARDGELLVGISRALTDYSYCTYLSDLAVDVAYQRQGIGKELIRRTHEAGGQQTNLILLSAPQAVEYYPHIGMTQHPSCWIQRSESS; this is translated from the coding sequence ATGCCCACCTACCAACTCGAACCCGATCTAGCCACCCCCGAGTTCCTCGACCTGCTCGAGCGTTCCACGCTGGCTGAACGCCGGCCGATTAATGATCCCCAGCGTATCGAGGCGATGCTGCGGCATGCCGATTTGATCGTCACGGCTCGCGATGGGGAGCTACTGGTCGGCATCTCCCGGGCACTGACCGACTATAGCTATTGCACCTATCTGTCGGACCTGGCGGTCGATGTCGCCTATCAGCGGCAAGGGATCGGCAAAGAGTTGATCCGGCGCACCCACGAAGCAGGCGGGCAGCAGACGAACCTGATTTTGCTGTCGGCGCCCCAGGCGGTCGAGTACTATCCGCACATCGGCATGACGCAGCATCCGTCGTGTTGGATCCAGCGGAGCGAATCGTCTTAG